The genome window caaaatgtaatattgtcTTGACATCAAACAGTAAACATCTGAGCAGACCTCAACCCCTAAATCTGATTGGTTAGATTAGCAAACACAAACTGATATGGTTCTTCAAATTCAATTTTGAGAAATTATAGTCTTCACTGGTTTTCAGATTTCTGACAATGATCAGAACCATTTTGCTCAGATGAGTTTGGCCATAGCAGTTGCAGCCCAGTACTGTTTTGTGGATACCAATTAGTGATGTGACCCTTAAACGTATTCACGCAATATATCTGGTAGATGAAGTCCTTTTTTCAAAATGGGTCCTCTTGTAATTGCAcattgtcttttaaaaaaaatagctttgataaataaatgataaatgggttatacttgtatagcgcttgtctaccttcaaggtaccgtattttccgcaccataaggcaccctgggttataagccgcgccttcaatgaacggcatatttcaaaactttgtccacctataagacgccccgtgttataagccgcatctaactgtgctaaaggaatgtcaaaaaaacagtcagataggtcagtcaaactttaataatatattaaaaaccagcgtgatgtgggtgcgcacggagtcgtatatcaacatggacggagctgcgtgaaaaaagccacccggcctcttcgcgtaaacttaccttaaccactcgctcatcttttcttcatccatcccttcgagttagcttttatgatgacgccggctggaaaggtctcttttggcaaggtcttccttttgaatatcaccatgggtggaagtttctggccattagcgtggcaagctagaaccacagtgaaggatgacttctcattccctgtggtgcgaatattcaccgtacgtgctcccgttgtatccacagtgcggttcacaggaatatcagttgctgtgaaatagtagtccgtgtgcggatggagagattgcgtcttttcatgaaccggatccctgtcgcttagtaggagccattttgtggtctttacagatgtaaacacacaaaggaaatgataatatccgcgcgctttttcttcttctacgcgggcgggtggttgcttacagtagaagaagaagcgcttcctgttctatgggggcgtgtgcttaccttggcggttgcttgcgtagaagaagcgcttcctgttctacggggaaaaaagatggcggctgtttaccgtagttgcgagaccgaaactttatgaaaatgaatcttaatattaatccatatataaagcgcaccgggttaaaagctgcactgtcagcttttgagtacatttgtggtttttaggtgcggctagtggtgcggaaaatacggtatttgaaatGGGAATAAGTATCATGATTTCGATGTGATTTGCATATTAAAGATGAACTTACCATATTTGCGTTGCCAGTGCTTGGTGCTTGCCCCGACGCGTGAGCTGGCACAGCAGGTGCAACAAGTGGCTGCGGAGTACGGCAGAGCTTCTCGCCTCAAGACCACCTGTATCTACGGTGGTGCACCCAAGGGGCCACAGATTCGTGATCTTGAAAGAGGTAAGGGCATGACTGCTGATTGGTCATGATTTCTGGTGTTGAAATGtaatcttttaaaatgtttttccttCAAAGGTGTGGAGATTTGTATCGCAACTCCAGGCCGGCTCATTGACTTCCTTGAAGCCGGAAAGACAAATTTGCGTCGCTGCACTTACTTGGTGTTGGACGAGGCTGACAGAATGCTGGACATGGGCTTTGAACCTCAGATCAGGAAGATTGTGGACCAAATCAGAGTAAATGTTTCTTTAATTCACTACTAGACATTCATCTGAGCCCCAATTAAGTcttacatttgtgtgtgtatatatacacagcctgaCCGTCAGACACTTATGTGGAGCGCCACTTGGCCCAAAGAGGTGCGTCAGCTGGCTGAGGACTTCCTCAAAGACTACGTGCAGATCAACGTCGGGGCTCTGCAACTGAGCGCCAACCACAACATCCTGCAAATTGTTGATGTGTGCAACGATGGCGAGAAAGAAAACAAGTGAGTACTTTTTTGTGTTCCTAAAGATGGTCCTCAAGCAAACCATGTAAATaactttgtgtttttgttgtgaaaGACTAATTCGCCTGCTGGAAGAAATCATGAGTGAGAAGGAGAACaagaccatcatctttgtagagACCAAGAGGCGATGTGATGACCTCACCAGGAGGATGAGGCGGGATGGGTAAGTTATGACTGTCCCTAATACATGAACATACATTCATGACTTTAAACTTTGTAGATGGCCAGCTATGGGTATCCATGGAGATAAGAGTCAGCAGGAAAGAGATTGGGTTCTTAATGGTGAGTTGGCATTTCTTGACTCATTTGGTTGAATAGATCCTAATGTCTTTGTCCCAATGTTTCAGAGTTTAAATACGGCAAGGCTCCCATTCTCATCGCTACAGATGTTGCCTCCAGAGGTCTAGGTCAGTATCCTCCCTGAAGTGTCTGAAATGTTTCAGAAAGAAAGTATTTGCTTTCTTTAACTCTTGTGCTTCTTTCCGAGTCTCTCCCCTTACCCAAAGGAGCAGTCGGTATGGCAGGGCCTTGGCATGACAAGCCCAGGTCTCCAGAGGGGGAAGGAGGATTCTTGGAGGTGTCCTGACTGGCGAGGCACGGGTCTCCCAGTTGTGCTCATAAACAGAGGTGACAAGGTCCGAGTGCAGCATATCGCGCTGGCCTATCTAAAAGTGGGGGTGTGCTACACACTCGCCTGTTCTCTGGCAACGGTTTGGACTGCGTCACACACCCAGGCTCTGTAACTGTTCCAAAGGTGCTTTTGGTTGCGCAGACGTGTTGTAAAGCATGGGTGGCGTCGCTGTTGCAGTTCAACTTCTGTCGGATGAGCAGCTTGTAAGATCGATTGGAATCTCACCTCTGCAATAACATGGCTACTGGCGCTTTTGGTGACAGTGGACATGCTAGTTGGACACCCGTGGGCAAAAATCCAAGCTCACACTCCTCCCTCGCCTGCGTTACAAAGTCATGTCGAGACCTGCCAACGAGAGACTTTGATCACTGGGATAATCTTGCCGCCGGGGTGTAGGCGTCCTACCAAAGTCTTAGCCTTAGTGTAATGACTGCCATGGGAAAGGACTAGTCAATGCATACTCCAACCAGGGAAGACTTGATGGTGCTTCAGCCAAGGCCTGGAGAGTTTTCTTTTATTCCCCCCCCACACCTCCTCAATCCCTCGATTAAAGCCTATGGAGTGTGCATCGTTTCTCTCTTCCCACCGTAGTCTAACGCCATTTGACTCGTGGACTTGTGTCGCACCACGATGCTACTAACACTGCTGTGTCTGATCTGGTTGTTGTGGTGGCGCCGGCGCACGTCTTTTGTGTGCTGTCCTCCTTTTCCTTTTTGCCACACCGCAACACAATCTTGCAGATGTTGAGGACGTGAAATTTGTCATCAACTTTGACTACCCCAACAACTCTGAGGACTATATCCACCGCATCGGCCGGACGGCCCGTAGCCAAAAGACGGGCACGGCGTACACCTTCTTCACCCCCAACAACATGAGGCAGGCCAGCGACCTCGTCTCTGTGCTCCGCGAGGCCAACCAGGCCATCAACCCCAAGCTCCTCCAAATGGCGGAAGTCAGAGGAGGTAAATCAAATTGGTGAGATACAGAAACTGCGCTGTCAACGGCAGCCATTTTATTTCTCTGCTGCTTGTTAAACAGACCATGGATGCTTCTTTCGGTGGAtgttacatgcctcaaaacaatccAACGTGTCTGTCCCTTGCCCCCGCAGGTCGTTCAAGGGGAGGGAGAGGTGGTGACTTTGACCGCCGGGATAGGTATTCTTCAGGAAGGAGAGATTATGGCAGTTATCGGGACAGGGACGGCGGTCGAGGCTTTGACAACGGACCAAGCAAGTCATTCAACACAAACACTCAAAATGGAGGCTACggcgccaacaacaacaacaatagtggTGGTGGCAGCAGCAACGGCTTCAGCGGGGGGAGCTACAACGGCAACAACGGACAGTCCTTCAACAACCAGGCAGCCGCCTTTCCCCCTCAGAACAACTTCCAGGGCCAGCAGAACGGCAACCAGTTCTCTTTCCCCCCAGCACAGGCTCCTCCCCCCCTGGTGTCCTACGCTATGCCACCTCAGTTCCCCCAGTAAACGCAAGTAATTTATtgcttttttgacattttaagtTCCCACGTCTaggttgtttttgtatttactcgaCAGGGTAACAAACTACTTTTAAGATCTGCAGTGCAAACTATTAGTGTTGCACCTTTTTCCCCTGCCACTTACTGCTATTTAATTTGTTACATTCCTtcatgtttagttatgtttttgtACTGAGTACTGTCTCTTGTGTATCCTTGAAACTGATGTTACCTCCCACCATGGAAGTGCACTGCATGATCTTtcaataaaacatacaaaaacagacttcaactgttttttttttttattggagcaTTTTGTAACACATTACTCCTTCTTGGCCACCAGGTGGCAGCAAAGGTTTTATTTCAAATTGATTCAAGGCAGCATACATTTGTATCAACAGATacaaatgagtgtgtgtgtaaatatatatgtatgtatgtgtgtgtgtgtgtatgtatatatatatatatatatatatatgtgtgtatgtatatgcacacatacgtgtatatatatatatatacacgtgtgtgtgtatatatacatgtatgtaggactgcaactaacaactaatttgataatagatgaattgaattaattaataatgggataactacatttctatcctttccagtattttattggggggaaaacagcatactggcaacatacttattttgattattgtttcttccgctgtttgtaaatgttgcagtttataaaaaataaaaaggtagCCTATGCgtgtagcatagatccaacgaatcgatgactaaattaatctgcaactattttataatctattttaatcaattagttgttgcagccctacatgtatgtatgtatgtatatacatggatatacatgcatacatgtatatacatatgtatatacataaatgtatatacatacgtatatccatacatgtatatacatatgtatatccatacatgtatatacacatgtatatccatacatgtatatacacatgtatatccatacatgtatatacacatgtatatccatacatgtatatacacatgtatatccatacatgtatatacacatgtatatacacatgtatatccatacatgtatatacacatgtatatccatacatgtgtatatacatggatatacatacatgtatataccggtacatacatacatacatgaagtggcataaaacactgaaagtgattgttcctataacccctttgtttcaaatgtttgttccacttgtggcgcgggcatcttgtctgactcacaccatatacacagccttccttatcacgaattcttccttttcccgctctccatccactaattcaaactgatccagcagcgcaattgaagattgttttatttacaaaaatcaaggaACAGAATACTCTGGAAACAAAATGAATGAGCCGAGGTCTACAGACAGGTGAGATCAAAGACAGTATGCTGGTGCCCAACTGCCAAACACACGCCCAGCACACTCCTGCTCCTGCTCCTTATAGGCCTGCGTGGGAACTTTTCACCACCTGCAAAGGGTGcacactaacatacacacatcaatcactcacatcaatcactcaaaaataataaaatatacatagaTTCAAGTATGGCTCTCTATTGGGCTCCTacaatacatgtatatacatacatacatgtatatacatacatacatgtatatacatacatacatgtatatacatacatacatgtatatacatacatacatgtatatacatacatacatgtatatacatacatacatgtatatacatacatacatgtatatacatacatgtatatacatacatacatgtatatacatacatacatgtatatacatacatgtatatacatacatgtatatacatacatacatgtatatacatacatacatgtatatacatacatacatgtatatacatacatacatgtatatacatacatgtatatacatacatacatgtatatacatacatgtatatatatacatacatgtatatacatacatacatgtatatacatacatgtacatacatacatacatgtatatacatacatgtacatacatacatacatgtacatacatacatgtatatacatacatgtatatacatacatgtatatacatacatgtatatacatacatgtatatacatacatacatgtatatacatacatgtacatacatacatacatgtatatacatacatgtatatacatacatgtatatacatacatgtatatacatacatgtatatacatacatgtatatacatacatacatgtatatacatacatacatgtatatacatacatgtacatacatacatacatgtacatacatacatacatgtacatacatacatacatgtatatacatacatacatacatgtatatacatacatacatacatacatacatatatatacatacatacatatacatacatacatatatatacatacatacatgtatatacatacatacatacatgtatatacatacatgtatatacatacatacatgtatatacatacatacatacatgtatatacatacatgtatatacatacatacatgtatatacatacatgtatatacatacatacatacatgtatgtatatacaaccatgtatatacatatatgtatatacatatatgtatatacatacatacatgtatatacatacatacatgtatatacatacatacatgtatacacatacatacatgtatacacatacatacatgtatacacatacatacatgtacacacatacatacatgtacacacatacatacatgtacatacatacatgtatatacatacatacatgtatatacatacatgtacatacatgtatatacatacatacatacatgtatatacatacatatatatacatacatgtttatacatacatacatacatacatacatacatgtatatacatacatacatgtatatacatacatgtatatacatacatacatgtacatacatacatacatgtatatacatacatacatgtatatacatacatacatacatgtatatacatacatacatacatatatatacatacatacatatacatacatacatatatatacatacatacatgtatatacatacatacatgtatatacatacatacatacatgtatatacatacatgtatatacatacatacatacatgtatatacatacatgtatatacatacatgtatatacatacatgtatatacatacatacatacatgtatgtatatacaaccatgtatatacatatatgtatatacatatatgtatatacatacatgcatgtatatacatacatacatgtatatacatacatacatgtatacacatacatacatgtatacacatacatacatgtatacacatacatacatgtatacacatacatacatgtatacacatacatacatgtacacacatacatacatgtacatacatacatacatgtacatacatgtatgtatatacatacatacatgtatatacatacatacatacatgtatatacatacatgtatatacatacacacatgtatattaaagttaaaaagttaaagtaccaatgattgtcacacacacactaggtgtggcgagattattctctgcatttgacccatcacccttgatcaccccctgggaggtgaggggagcagtgggcagcagcggtggccgcgcccgggaatcattttggtgatttaacccccaattccaagccttgatgctgagtgccaagcagggaggtaatgggtcccatttttatagtctttggtatgactcggccggggtttgaactcacaacctaccgatctcagggcggacactctaaccactaggccactgagtaggttcatatatatatacatacatacatgtatatacataaatacatacatgtatatacataaatacatacatgtatatacataaatacatacatgtatatacataaatacatacatgtatgtacataaatacatacatgtatatacataaatacatacatgtatatacataaatacatacatgtatatacatacatacatacatgtatatacatacatacatacatgtatatacttacatacagtacatgtatgtacatacatacatacatgtatattcatacatacatgtatatacatatgtatatacatacatacatggatatacatatgtatatacatacatacatacatacatgtatatacatatgtatgtacatacatacatgtatatacatacatacatacatgtatatacatatgtatatacatacatacatacatacatgtatatacatatgtatatacatacatacatacatgtatatacatatgtatatacatacatacatgtatatacatatgtacatacatacatgtatatacatatgtgtatacatacatacatgtatatacatacatacatgtatatacatacatacatacatgtatatacatatgtatatacatacatacatgtatatacatatgtatatacatacatacatgtatatacatatgtatatacatacatacatgtatatacatgtatgtatatacatgtatatacatacatgtatatacatgtatgttataCATTTCAATTTCATTtcagtacatgtatatacatacatacatacatacatacatacatacagtacatgtatatacatacatacatacatacatacagtacatgtatatacatacatacatttatatacatacatacatgtatatacatacatacatgtatatacatacatacatgtatatacatacatacatacatacatacatgtatatacatacatacatacatgtatatacatacatacatacatgtatatacatacatacatacatgtatatacatacatacatacatacatgtatatacatacatacatacatttatatacatacatacatgtatatacatgtatatacatacatacatgtatatacatacatacatacatgtatatacatacatacatacatacatgtatatacatacatacatacatacatgtatatacatacatgtatatacatacatacatacatatacatacatacatacatacatacatgtatatacatacatacatgtatatacatacatacatacatacatacatgtatatacatacatacatacatgtatacatacatacatgtatacatacatacctacatacatgtatatacatacatacatacatgtatatacatacatacatacatacatgtatatacatacatacatacatgtatatacatacatacatgtatatacatacatacatgtatatacatacatacatacatgtatatacatacatacatacatacatgtatatacatacatacatacatgtatatacatacatacatatatacatgtatatacatacatacatacatacatacatacatgtatgtattgctATATATCAGtgaggtgcggtgaggttgatggctggtgaggcactgacttcatcacagtcagatttacaaacatatgaaccctaaagagtatcttattcaccatttgattggcagcagttaacgggttatgtttaaaagctcataccagcattcttccctgcttgccactcagcatcaaggcttggaattgggggttaaatcaccaacaatgattcccgggcgcggcgccgctgctgcccactgctcccctcacctcccagggggtgatcaagggtgatgggtcaaatgcagatgacaaatttcaccacacctagtgtgtgtgtgacaatcattgctactttaacttaactttaactttacacatacaaactgtagcacacaaaaaagcacatttaataaaaaaaacgttattatggtcttacctttacttataaatgaagtccatgcgccctaactaaagccctcacttaaactttccacgtgcaagattgaatctatttaaaaaagtgtaaccgagggtttataaatgtggcctatactgtatgaaactacaaaataacaaacacggaggctccagtttacacgaggaccactttatttaccttctttcaaaaacctccgcaacgtgacatcacttccgctcttagcgccttcaaaataagagctcaaggcatatactgtataacagcgcataacaggaacttaacatcacaaagaggaaagcccatgaaaataggttacaaaagttatttaataagaagccaaaaagtgcaaaaacaataatgttcgtgttggaggagttgtgaattaggtacacctgcagtctgcaggtgtacctaatgttgtgtccctgcagtcattcacaactcctccaacaccaacattattgtttttgcactttttggcttcttatgaaataatttttaaaaatagattcaatcttgtggAAAgtgtaagtgtgggctttagttgatataacaattctacggcgggggtgcaggaggcgagcctcagccagtgcgtcttttgcagccgttttatgatcgctcagcacaagaaatacgttacacacatacagttgttgacaaaatacactgtacattatatacctcagctaactaaactatagaaatgtataatatagttcatagagcaatacagtctcactgcacagcaggccagcagttagcccagtcattgcgcaatccatgttgaggcactgagtgacgtgcctcaactggctgctgttcactgcaccgtctcttctcagtatttgaacggcaaatgtgaaaattcagtgattttgaataaaaataatctaaaactggtgaagttaaatggaaaataactttatagtataatcactggatacatataacaatttaattttttttttctttttacattttttttctttccatgatggcaggtgaggccctgcctcacctgcctctagtgactgcacgtatgtatgtatgtatgtattacatacatacatacatgtatgtacatacatgtatatacatacatacatgtatatacatacatacatacatacatgtatacacatacatacatacatacatacatgtatatacatacatacatacatacatatacatacatgtatatacatacatacatacatgtatatacatacatacatgtacatacatacatatacatacatgtatatacatacatatacataaatacatacatgtatacacatacatacatacatgtatatacatacatacatttatacacatacatacatacatacatacatacatgtatacacatacatacatacacacatgtatacacatacatatatatatatacatgtatacacatacatacatacatacatacatacatgtccatacatacatatacatacatacatacatacatacatacatacatgtatatacatacatacatacatacatgtatatacatacatgtacatacatacatacatacatacacgtacgtacatacatacatacatacatgtacatacatacatacatacatgtacatacatacatacatacatgtacatacatacatacacaagcatatacatacatacacatacatacatgtatccaatccaatccactttatttctatagcacatttaaacaacaaaatgtttccaaagtgctgcacaacaatattaaacacaattaaaaacaatataaaataaatatgattaaaaacaatttcaaagggtacaaccaattaaaacagtatgtatatacatacatacatacatacatacatacatgtatatacatacatacatacatacatacatgtttatacatacatacatacatacatacatgtatatatatatgtacatacatacatacatacatgtttatacatacatacatacatacatacatgtatatatatatgtacatacatacatacatacatacatacatacatacatgtatatacatacttacatacatacatgtatatacatacttacatacatacatacatgtatatatatacatacatgtatatacatacatacatacatgtatatacatacatacatacatgtatatatatacatacatacatacatgcatgtatatacatacatgtatatatatacatacatacatacatgcatgtatatacatacatacatacatacatacatacatacatgcatgtatatacatacatacatacatgtatatacatacatacatgtatatacatacatacatacatacatacatacatacatacatgtatatacatacatacatacatacatacatacatacatacatgtatatatatatatgtacatacatacatacatacatacatgtatatacatacttacatacatacatgtatatacatacttacatacatacatacatgtatatatatatacatacatgtatatacatacatacatgtatatacatacatacatacatgtatatacatacatacatacatacatgcatgtatatacatacatgtatatacatacatacatacatacatgcatgtatatacatacatacatac of Nerophis lumbriciformis linkage group LG22, RoL_Nlum_v2.1, whole genome shotgun sequence contains these proteins:
- the ddx5 gene encoding probable ATP-dependent RNA helicase DDX5 isoform X2 translates to MPGYSDRDRGRDRDRGYGGGPPRFGGGRGGGGGGGGKFGNPGDRLRKKHWNLDELPKFEKNFYQEHPDVTRRPMQEVENYRRVKTITVKGRNCPNPIVNFHEASFPSYVMDVINKQNWTEPTPIQAQGWPLALSGNDMVGIAQTGSGKTLSYLLPAIVHINHQPFLERGDGPICLVLAPTRELAQQVQQVAAEYGRASRLKTTCIYGGAPKGPQIRDLERGVEICIATPGRLIDFLEAGKTNLRRCTYLVLDEADRMLDMGFEPQIRKIVDQIRPDRQTLMWSATWPKEVRQLAEDFLKDYVQINVGALQLSANHNILQIVDVCNDGEKENKLIRLLEEIMSEKENKTIIFVETKRRCDDLTRRMRRDGWPAMGIHGDKSQQERDWVLNEFKYGKAPILIATDVASRGLDVEDVKFVINFDYPNNSEDYIHRIGRTARSQKTGTAYTFFTPNNMRQASDLVSVLREANQAINPKLLQMAEVRGGKSNWSFKGRERW
- the ddx5 gene encoding probable ATP-dependent RNA helicase DDX5 isoform X1; amino-acid sequence: MPGYSDRDRGRDRDRGYGGGPPRFGGGRGGGGGGGGKFGNPGDRLRKKHWNLDELPKFEKNFYQEHPDVTRRPMQEVENYRRVKTITVKGRNCPNPIVNFHEASFPSYVMDVINKQNWTEPTPIQAQGWPLALSGNDMVGIAQTGSGKTLSYLLPAIVHINHQPFLERGDGPICLVLAPTRELAQQVQQVAAEYGRASRLKTTCIYGGAPKGPQIRDLERGVEICIATPGRLIDFLEAGKTNLRRCTYLVLDEADRMLDMGFEPQIRKIVDQIRPDRQTLMWSATWPKEVRQLAEDFLKDYVQINVGALQLSANHNILQIVDVCNDGEKENKLIRLLEEIMSEKENKTIIFVETKRRCDDLTRRMRRDGWPAMGIHGDKSQQERDWVLNEFKYGKAPILIATDVASRGLDVEDVKFVINFDYPNNSEDYIHRIGRTARSQKTGTAYTFFTPNNMRQASDLVSVLREANQAINPKLLQMAEVRGGRSRGGRGGDFDRRDRYSSGRRDYGSYRDRDGGRGFDNGPSKSFNTNTQNGGYGANNNNNSGGGSSNGFSGGSYNGNNGQSFNNQAAAFPPQNNFQGQQNGNQFSFPPAQAPPPLVSYAMPPQFPQ